The following nucleotide sequence is from Synchiropus splendidus isolate RoL2022-P1 chromosome 14, RoL_Sspl_1.0, whole genome shotgun sequence.
ttactttatgttAGGTGCTTTCCTGACATGGGGTCACCAAAAAAAGCAGGAGGTCCACAGAGGTAAACGGCAATTGCTGACTATAGAAAAAGTATTTGCTATTATTAACATGGTTGACGTTATTTTTCCCAACAGGGGGCAGGAGTCTGACTCTCCACTACCTTCTATCCAGGAGCGGCTGGCAAACCTGCAGCCTTCCAAGGAACTGCTGGAGTTCTACAGAAAGAAGATCGCACAGTTCGATGGGGAACAAGAGGAGCTAATGCAAATGTTGCAGAAGTTCAGAGAGGGCACAGAAGACCAGGTAATCATCTGCTGCCTGTTTTCAAAGTCCTGGACATAAATAATAACACCAAAAGTACTGGAAATGAAATCATTATGTCAAAAGGTGAAAAAGGTATTCAACTCCCTGTTTCCTTTGCAGAGAATGGGAACCTTTTATTTACTTCACTTGTATTCCTGTTTTAGCACAAGCTCCAGTCAGAAGTGCGACAGCGTGAAGGAGAGATTGCAGAACTGCAGAAGGCTCTGAGTGACATCCAGGCTTTCCTCTTTCAAGAGAGGGAACAGTCGCTGCGGCTTTATGCAGAAAATGACAGGCTGAAGATAAGGTAGGTTTGGCACTGAAACTGAATTGgatgaatattttttatgttaaaagatttgaagggagaagccaaaaggaaaagaggaAGTTCAAAGATAAGATAAACTAAAACGCTGAAAGGAGGCTGCGTCTGAAATCAATGCGGGTGGCATCACTCAATGAACAATAGAAGTTCAGGAATGCAgttgaaatgtattaaaattgGAAATTGCTCAGTCAGTTTGTTATGCTCTCCTCTCTGCAGCGTCACTCATGACCTTATATTTCACTGGGTTTAAGGgttgtgtttgtctttaatggTCACACAGAGAGCTGGAAGACAGGAGAAAAATCCaactcctcctcaccctcatcaGTCCAGATGCTGGTGACGTCACGTATTTCCACCGCGAGCCCCCTCATAAGGTGCTTTTCCTTTAATGTTGTTCACTGCCGCCTGGCACGGTTATTACTGATGAATATTCCAGTCTCTCGTTGTGACTGCTTGCTGAAAAAATGCGCCATTTCAGGTCTCAATCAAGCAAAGGAATCCCAAATCTGATCAGGGGGACAATCTGAATCTCAGACCAACTAAACTGAGGCCTGCTCCTtcaaaaaaaggtttattttctagtttttatttccatttttgttaGCCTCTAACGTCACATTTGTGTTCATGTAGAAaatggaaggaaaacaaaaacacctgaTGGAACAGATGCTGAGAGTTTGGAACATTATAAAGATGAAAACCAGACCTTATTGTTGCAGGTAAACATCAACACCCCTCGGAAACATTCACTTACATCTCACTGATCTTGCAACTATATTGTACTGACAAAGGTGGAGGCACTGCAGGCTCAGATGGAGGAACAAACTCGCTTAGCCAAGGAGCAGGTGGAGTCTCTCATGGCAGATCGAAAGATTCAAGCCGAGGAGGCACAAGCACAGAAACGAAGAGACAAGCAACATATACAGTCTTTGTCTGACAAGTGAGATTTGACCTTCATTTCATTATTCTGTATCAGTTagtgaagggtaggtgaggtatcgtgaaatagtattgcagggttgatgaatatgtactgattttcagagccactagatggcgctcttgttttagaaatgatgtgaggtttcattgacttagctgttcaagtccaaacattttacagcagacactggcatctggtggcctctgaaaatcaggacacggtttcatgaaacttcatcgacCCCTCACTAGTGTCAGTCATGAGAGTGTTGTGACGCCTTAACTTGTCGAACTCCTGCAGGCTCAAAAAAACGCAGAACCTCCTGTATGAAAGCACCAAAGATTTCCTGCAGCTTAAATTTGAAACAAGGGCTCAAGAGAAGGTCTGGATGGCAGAGAAGGATCAGCTGTTGAAGGAGGTACCACGTCAGGGCAAGGCTGGTTCCCCAGTGAGAAGAAGGCCGGCGCCAAGTAATGCAGCATCACAGCCTCCTCAACCAGAGGCAAGGATGCAaaaggatgagaaaaaagtacaTCCACATTTGactataaaactataaaacagtTTCTTGTCATTCTGACGGTTTTCATCTTTGTCAACAGGCAATGCAGGAGAATCTGAAAGAAGCTCATCGTCTTGCTCAGATGTACAGAGAGCAGTGTGTAAACCTCGAGTCAGAAGTGGCCAAACTCAGAGAAGAGGTTGATCTAAGCCGGGAATTACACAAGGTAAAGGGAATGGTTTTATAAATCTAATTTTCCTTTTGTTGCCCCATTTTATTGTCTTCTATTCAATGTCTGTGCAGGATCGTACGGAGAAAATGGCCAAGCGACTTCAGCTTATGACCAAACGTTATGAGGcactggagaagaggagggtcATGGAGGTGGAGGGCTTTAAAACGGACTTGAAACACCTCAGGCAGAAATTTAAAGCTGTAGAAACACAACTGGCGCAGGTaaactgcaaaaacaaagaTCTGCATATGCTGTTTTCAGTTTCAGACATTCTTTCCCTCCCAGGTCGCCACGAGCATCGCGCCAAACCAGGACCTGCTCGTGCTGCAGGAAGTCAGAGAAACTAACTCCAGGACGAAGAAAGCCCAAAGTGAACTGATGGCGCTGAAGGCGAAAATATATAGGCTGGAAAATGAGCTTCGGTTGGGTTGAGAAGTTTTGGTTTTTGTGTGTCTGGACTTGCATTTTATACCAATAAAGATTTCTTTAATCTCATTAGCAGcatcattacacacacacaaaaaataacgGAGTAATTATATTGTTTCTATTCTTCTTACAAAAGGGAAACGTTGGTTGTTATGGGAGCATAGTGTAACATTAGAGACATAAAAGACatacacaaataaatgactCAGCACTAACACATATTCCATTGTAATAATTGAATACTGTTTATTATGAGAACATGTTCTATACTATTATTCCCACATCAGATATTAATACAGgtacatgcatgactttatccAAAGGTGTGGAACACTCACAGTCAACTGTGGATGTAGAAATGTACTTGTGGCAGTGACAGCAAAACTGGGTgtgtttcaaaactgcaggaataatgcattcatcttcatcttgaacTGAAATGAATGGGAAGCCAAAGCAAATAACCATGGACCTTGGTCAACATGGAGGAGACATTCTGCCATCCCATAAGGACCCAGAGAcctgcaggtcggatcagaggcGACCcttggtcatggactgtttgtccctcttgtcgatccagaccagaacctcccgtcacaggaacaacttcttcccctcggccatcagactttTACTtctactattttattttattttatttattgacagcactttattccgatgcactttcctagttggtgggatccccactgaccatggcaataaatttgattctgaattCTGAATTTTGAATTTGCAAGTTGCACTCAGAAAGGAAAATGCTTAAATACGGAATAAACCATtaacatttaaattgaattacCCGAACGAACACTTGTCGCATTACTTTAACCACTTTTACGCGTAGATAATTCTAAAAATATACGACGAATATAGTTTGCGCCGTGACGTAGTGTCAGTAGCCGGCTGGCGCATGCGTGTTGTGTCCAATCGATGAGCCACCGAACAATGACGGCTAAGCTAACAACATGATGTGTCCAGAGAAGCACAGTGTTGGTGCTCTCTGTCTTCGGGTTTGATCTGTGGTGACGTGTGGCTTCGGCTCGTAGCTCTTTGATTCTGTTTCCTCCCCGTCTTTCTTCCATACCCGGCGACATGCTGAGAGTTTGGACTTTCAGAGCCGGTTGGCGGTTGCTGAAGTCCAACTGGGATGGAGGTGCCAAACTCCTCAActcctcacctttgacctccagATGTTACAGCCAGGTCAGTTCATTCACAAGAGCTACTCTGTCAGTGTCGGTAGTCTGCGCCTTGCTTCGTTGTTATTCACTCTTTTCCCTTTATGTGGTCATTCATAACTGAATGGCAAAGTTTAGTCGCCTTGTTTGTATGTATTGATCGCTCATGTTGACCGAGCGTTAACCAGTAAcctgtcacgtgaccagctccCTGCTCAGGGCTCCTTTGGACTTCTCTTCGACATCGATGGGGTCCTGGTCCGAGGCAAAACACCCATCCCCGCTGCCAAGCAGTGCTTCAGGAGTCTGGTGGACAAGACGGGGAAATACAAAGTGCCTGTTGTGTTCGTCACCAACGCCGGCAACTGCATGAGGCAGACCAAAGCTGAACACCTGTCGCATCTGTTGGATGTGGAGGTGAGGCGTGTCTCTGCCGGAGAATGGcatgaaatgaaactgaaactgaaactttgtttttgtctcaggTTTCACCGGATCAGGTGATGCTCTCCCACAGTCCTTTGCGAATGTTTATTCACTTCCACAAAATGCGTGTGCTGGTCTCGGGCCAGGGTCCTGTGGAGGAGGTGGCTCAAAAGTATCCTTTCTGAAACATGCTGCCCTCTTCAGCGCTCACATTCATCAACATTTTGGAGGGAGTCTGTTTAAATTGACTCATTTAAAGTCAATTCACAATTATACAACAtttattacagtggtaccttggttctcgaccacaatccgttccagacgactgttcgagaagcgaattgttcaaaatctgaatcgatttttcccattacaatgaatggaaaaagaaataatgcattccaagccttaaaataggcttttgtaagagtgaatgtagagtgtctgctgcaggtgcgctgttcctctatgtgtgtggccgctgcatgtgggaggggttgccgagtgagtgacgtctctccagaagtgaagaggtgcccggtgcgtgtccagctctgaatgtgcgcttctgtgcagtttggctgtgacaaagtcataaaccaagtcacgctctgttccagactcgcctcatccctgtccgcgctccagcctcggaggtgtggagagcgagcacctcccctgtgacactctaccacggtccagtgcggagacaggaaaggttttacacctcaatatgaagaaaaaacagccagtaaatgtagctaacgggacacgtctgcatacagaggctgcgttatacacaataacaaagctcaaaatttttgtttgaacaccgatttgttcaaattccgagacgttcgaaaaccgaggtaccactgtaatttaaTTTTCCTTGCGTTATTAGTGATATATTTCAGTGATTTTCATGATCAGAACACAATGAATATGATACAGTGAACTTCTGACCTTCTGAGATACCAACCCCACGACTGTGCTGTTTAGTCTTTTCTTCACTCAACAACCTCAGCCTGGGATTTGAAGACGTTGTTACCATAGAAGAGCTGCGTGAGGCGTATCCTCTGCTGGATGTTGTTGATCACAACAGGAGACCAAAAGACAACGTAAGTTTTGTTTCACcaaaatatgctgtttttaAGCAGTGGAGACTCTtgactttctgttttttttttttttagatcccGCCAACGAAAGGATTACGACCCATCGATGGTAGGTGTGAGTGGACATGGCTGTGGGATGGTTGGCAATAACATGCCAACACACTCTGTCGCCCCTGCGCCAtccgccatgttttgttttctgctgatGTTGTCACTGGCAACGTAGTTACGTAAAGTCTGCTGAAAAGCGATGccatattttcaaatattgattttaaaCTGATGTAGACGATACTTTATTTGGCCAAACTTTTGTGCATTTGCTTCTCCAGCTGTCATTTTATTTGGGGAGCCAATCAGATGGGAGACCAACCTTCAGCTCATAGTCGATGTTCTTCTGACCCACGGGAAACTGGACAAGAACTGGAGCTCCATGCAGTATCCTCACATCCCAGTGTTGGCCTGCAACATGGACCTGCTGTGGATGGCTGAAGCCAAAAACCCCAGGTGAT
It contains:
- the ccdc77 gene encoding coiled-coil domain-containing protein 77 isoform X2, with the translated sequence MGSPKKAGGPQRGQESDSPLPSIQERLANLQPSKELLEFYRKKIAQFDGEQEELMQMLQKFREGTEDQHKLQSEVRQREGEIAELQKALSDIQAFLFQEREQSLRLYAENDRLKIRELEDRRKIQLLLTLISPDAGDVTYFHREPPHKVSIKQRNPKSDQGDNLNLRPTKLRPAPSKKENGRKTKTPDGTDAESLEHYKDENQTLLLQVEALQAQMEEQTRLAKEQVESLMADRKIQAEEAQAQKRRDKQHIQSLSDKLKKTQNLLYESTKDFLQLKFETRAQEKVWMAEKDQLLKEVPRQGKAGSPVRRRPAPSNAASQPPQPEAMQENLKEAHRLAQMYREQCVNLESEVAKLREEVDLSRELHKDRTEKMAKRLQLMTKRYEALEKRRVMEVEGFKTDLKHLRQKFKAVETQLAQVATSIAPNQDLLVLQEVRETNSRTKKAQSELMALKAKIYRLENELRLG
- the ccdc77 gene encoding coiled-coil domain-containing protein 77 isoform X1; translation: MGSPKKAGGPQRGQESDSPLPSIQERLANLQPSKELLEFYRKKIAQFDGEQEELMQMLQKFREGTEDQHKLQSEVRQREGEIAELQKALSDIQAFLFQEREQSLRLYAENDRLKIRELEDRRKIQLLLTLISPDAGDVTYFHREPPHKVSIKQRNPKSDQGDNLNLRPTKLRPAPSKKENGRKTKTPDGTDAESLEHYKDENQTLLLQVEALQAQMEEQTRLAKEQVESLMADRKIQAEEAQAQKRRDKQHIQSLSDKLKKTQNLLYESTKDFLQLKFETRAQEKVWMAEKDQLLKEVPRQGKAGSPVRRRPAPSNAASQPPQPEARMQKDEKKAMQENLKEAHRLAQMYREQCVNLESEVAKLREEVDLSRELHKDRTEKMAKRLQLMTKRYEALEKRRVMEVEGFKTDLKHLRQKFKAVETQLAQVATSIAPNQDLLVLQEVRETNSRTKKAQSELMALKAKIYRLENELRLG
- the hdhd5 gene encoding haloacid dehalogenase-like hydrolase domain-containing 5 yields the protein MLRVWTFRAGWRLLKSNWDGGAKLLNSSPLTSRCYSQLPAQGSFGLLFDIDGVLVRGKTPIPAAKQCFRSLVDKTGKYKVPVVFVTNAGNCMRQTKAEHLSHLLDVEVSPDQVMLSHSPLRMFIHFHKMRVLVSGQGPVEEVAQNLGFEDVVTIEELREAYPLLDVVDHNRRPKDNIPPTKGLRPIDAVILFGEPIRWETNLQLIVDVLLTHGKLDKNWSSMQYPHIPVLACNMDLLWMAEAKNPRFGHGMFLVCLENIYKKVTGHELKYEALIGKPSVVTYNYAELLVRQQAESLGWTTPVKTLYAIGDNPMADIYGANLYNQYLQAVRFSKAQNQATGGVDSQAGRTMTSTELGGASGLYSAEEDLPEKCSSILVCTGVYSRDQQELPPDTSHTVTEQRIFHGHRDFRFDPSLTQPSFVVQDVKDAVELVFQQEGWPLE